A window of Leptotrichia sp. OH3620_COT-345 contains these coding sequences:
- a CDS encoding MetQ/NlpA family ABC transporter substrate-binding protein has product MKKIIFLTVILIFTILSCGNGKDNKITDGKNEKLVVAATPVPAGELIELVKEELKKDKIDLEVLIFNDYIQPNKALQDKSADANLFQHVPYMSNFGTKNGFEMEAVGKIYLPTMALYSDKVKSLEELREGAIIFIPNDPTNLTRALLLLDKKGLIKLKDNTKLDSKLSDITENMKKLKFVEFAADQIAPRYREADAAFITGSYALDSGLNPKNNGILSEEKDSPYVNVLATLKGRKNEEKIQKLLKALQSEKVKKYIEEKYKDVIIPAF; this is encoded by the coding sequence ATGAAAAAAATTATTTTTTTAACGGTAATATTGATATTTACAATATTATCATGCGGAAATGGGAAGGACAATAAGATTACTGACGGAAAAAATGAAAAGTTAGTTGTAGCGGCTACTCCTGTTCCGGCAGGAGAGTTAATAGAACTTGTAAAAGAGGAATTGAAAAAAGACAAAATAGATCTCGAGGTGCTTATATTCAATGATTATATACAGCCAAATAAAGCACTGCAAGATAAAAGTGCAGATGCGAATTTGTTTCAGCATGTACCTTATATGAGTAATTTCGGTACAAAAAACGGATTTGAAATGGAAGCGGTAGGAAAAATTTATCTGCCTACAATGGCTCTTTATTCAGATAAAGTAAAATCTTTGGAGGAACTGAGAGAAGGAGCTATAATATTTATACCTAATGATCCTACAAATCTGACACGAGCATTACTGTTACTTGACAAAAAAGGATTAATTAAACTCAAAGATAACACGAAACTGGATTCAAAATTGTCAGATATCACAGAAAATATGAAAAAATTAAAATTTGTAGAGTTTGCAGCTGATCAGATTGCACCGAGGTACAGAGAAGCAGATGCAGCTTTTATAACAGGAAGTTATGCTTTGGACAGCGGACTTAATCCGAAAAATAACGGAATATTATCTGAAGAAAAGGATTCTCCTTATGTAAATGTTCTTGCAACATTAAAAGGGAGAAAAAATGAAGAGAAAATTCAGAAACTCCTTAAGGCTTTACAATCAGAAAAAGTAAAAAAATATATTGAAGAAAAATACAAAGACGTGATAATACCGGCTTTTTAA